The following proteins come from a genomic window of Streptomyces sp. Sge12:
- the uvrA gene encoding excinuclease ABC subunit UvrA — protein MNEDAIDPFVHVRGASENNLRNIDVDVPRDAMVAFTGVSGSGKSSLAFGTLYAEAQRRYFESVAPYARRLLQQVGAPHVEEITGLPPAVALQQRRGSPSSRSTVGTLTTLSNLLRMLYSRAGTYPQGAARLEAESFSPNTTAGACPECHGLGVVHDVAEDLLVPDPSLSIREGAIAAWPGAWQGANLRSVVSGLGIDIDRPWRRLRKKDRDWLLYTDEQPSVYIEPEEDRVDYGYQGKFWSARKHVMHVLTDSKSEKMRERALRFVRSVPCPECHGSGLRPEALAVTFAGRSIAEINAMPLTEVVGLLRPVAQRSEADATTSTARSGETTEVAVRICGDLVARVDVLLDLGLGYLGLGRRSTTLSPGEAQRLRIATQLRSGLFGVVYVLDEPSAGLHPADAEPLLDVLDRLKAAGNSLFVVEHDMDVVRRADWVVDIGPGAGEGGGRVLYSGPVAGLEQMAESATSQYLFGRAQPLDHRPRTPQGWLHLSGVSRHNLHDVSVDVPLCVLTAVTGVSGSGKSTLVTQVLAEVVRGHLGLAPEGPDEAQLVVDVQDASGVESFDRLVRVDQRPIGRTPRSNLATYTGMFDAVRKLYASTDEAKARGYSAGRFSFNVPEGRCETCQGEGFVAVELLFLPGTYAPCPTCQGARYNAETLEVTYCGKNIADVLGLSVDAAAAFLSAVPAASRSLETLREVGLGYLRLGQPATELSGGEAQRIKLATELQRARRGHALYLLDEPTAGLHPADVALLLRQLHKLVDAGNTVVLVEHDLDTITTADWVIDLGPGGGDAGGRVVAAGPPAKVAKSRRSITAPYLAARLARG, from the coding sequence GTGAACGAGGACGCGATCGACCCCTTCGTGCATGTCCGGGGTGCCAGCGAGAACAACCTGCGGAACATCGACGTCGACGTTCCGCGGGACGCGATGGTCGCCTTCACCGGCGTCTCCGGCTCGGGCAAGTCCTCGCTCGCGTTCGGCACGCTCTACGCGGAGGCCCAGCGGCGCTATTTCGAGTCCGTGGCACCGTACGCCCGAAGGCTGTTGCAGCAGGTCGGTGCACCGCACGTGGAGGAGATCACCGGACTGCCCCCGGCCGTGGCCCTGCAGCAGCGGCGCGGGTCGCCCAGCTCGCGCTCGACGGTCGGTACCCTCACCACGCTGTCCAATCTGCTGCGCATGCTGTACTCCCGCGCCGGCACCTATCCCCAAGGGGCGGCCCGGCTGGAAGCCGAGTCGTTCTCACCCAACACCACGGCCGGCGCCTGCCCCGAATGCCACGGACTGGGCGTCGTGCACGACGTCGCCGAGGACCTGCTCGTCCCGGACCCCTCGCTGAGCATCCGCGAGGGGGCGATCGCCGCCTGGCCGGGCGCCTGGCAGGGAGCCAACCTGCGCAGCGTCGTGAGCGGCCTGGGGATCGACATCGACCGGCCGTGGCGCAGGCTCAGGAAGAAAGACCGGGACTGGCTGCTGTACACCGACGAGCAGCCCTCCGTGTACATCGAGCCGGAGGAGGACCGCGTCGACTACGGCTACCAGGGAAAGTTCTGGAGCGCCCGCAAGCACGTCATGCACGTCCTCACCGACTCCAAGAGCGAGAAGATGCGCGAACGGGCGCTCCGGTTCGTCAGGAGTGTGCCCTGCCCCGAGTGCCACGGCAGTGGACTGCGGCCCGAGGCGCTCGCCGTGACCTTCGCCGGACGTTCCATCGCCGAGATCAACGCGATGCCGCTCACCGAGGTCGTGGGGCTGCTGCGGCCCGTCGCGCAGCGGTCCGAGGCCGACGCCACCACCTCGACCGCCCGATCCGGGGAGACGACCGAGGTCGCGGTCCGGATCTGCGGCGATCTGGTCGCGCGGGTCGACGTACTGCTCGACCTGGGCCTCGGATATCTCGGCCTCGGGCGCCGCTCGACGACCCTGTCGCCCGGCGAGGCGCAGCGCCTGCGGATCGCCACCCAGCTGCGCTCGGGGCTGTTCGGCGTCGTCTACGTCCTCGACGAACCCTCCGCCGGCCTGCACCCGGCTGACGCGGAACCGCTGCTGGACGTGCTGGACCGCCTCAAGGCGGCGGGCAACTCGCTGTTCGTCGTGGAGCACGACATGGACGTCGTACGGCGGGCCGACTGGGTGGTCGACATCGGCCCCGGCGCGGGCGAGGGCGGCGGGCGCGTGCTGTACAGCGGCCCCGTCGCCGGTCTGGAGCAGATGGCGGAGTCGGCCACGAGCCAGTACCTGTTCGGGCGCGCCCAGCCGCTCGACCACCGCCCGCGCACCCCGCAGGGCTGGCTGCACCTGAGCGGCGTCTCCCGCCACAATCTGCACGACGTGTCCGTCGACGTACCGCTGTGCGTACTGACGGCGGTGACGGGCGTGTCCGGTTCCGGAAAGTCGACCCTGGTGACGCAGGTGCTCGCCGAGGTCGTCCGCGGCCACCTCGGACTCGCACCCGAGGGGCCCGATGAGGCGCAGCTGGTCGTTGACGTCCAGGACGCGTCGGGGGTCGAGTCGTTCGACCGGCTGGTCCGGGTCGACCAACGGCCCATCGGCCGAACTCCCCGTTCCAACCTGGCCACGTACACGGGGATGTTCGACGCGGTGCGCAAGCTGTACGCGTCGACGGACGAGGCAAAAGCGCGCGGCTACTCGGCCGGGCGGTTCTCCTTCAACGTGCCCGAAGGACGGTGCGAGACCTGCCAGGGCGAGGGATTCGTCGCGGTGGAACTGCTCTTCCTGCCCGGCACCTACGCACCGTGCCCGACCTGCCAGGGAGCCCGGTACAACGCCGAAACGCTGGAGGTCACCTACTGCGGCAAGAACATCGCGGACGTGCTGGGGCTTTCCGTCGACGCCGCCGCTGCGTTCCTGTCCGCCGTCCCGGCCGCCTCCCGCAGTCTGGAGACGTTGCGCGAGGTGGGACTGGGGTACCTGCGGCTGGGGCAGCCCGCGACGGAGCTCAGCGGTGGTGAGGCGCAACGCATCAAACTGGCCACCGAACTCCAGCGGGCCCGCCGCGGCCACGCGCTCTACCTGCTCGACGAGCCGACGGCGGGGCTGCACCCCGCGGACGTCGCGCTGCTGCTCCGACAGCTGCACAAGCTCGTCGACGCCGGCAACACGGTCGTCCTCGTGGAGCACGACCTGGACACGATCACCACCGCCGACTGGGTCATCGACCTCGGGCCGGGCGGCGGCGACGCGGGCGGGAGGGTGGTCGCGGCAGGCCCGCCGGCCAAGGTGGCGAAATCCCGCCGCAGCATCACCGCGCCCTACCTCGCGGCCCGGCTCGCGCGCGGGTGA
- a CDS encoding DUF6114 domain-containing protein: MLLSRWQRWRRWRRSRPFWGGLFAILAGSWICVLPLAPLKIMLQQGVAGIPSVLMGIVMIVLGLTAWFSPPQRSLVGVLTTLIATAALVLSNLGGFLIGTLLGILGGGLMFAWQPYADRRAGKAESAVAASPPPTPHHDPQGAQP; the protein is encoded by the coding sequence ATGCTTCTGAGCCGTTGGCAGCGGTGGCGGCGGTGGCGACGCAGCAGACCCTTCTGGGGCGGGCTGTTCGCGATCCTGGCCGGGTCGTGGATCTGCGTCCTGCCGCTGGCACCGCTGAAGATCATGCTCCAGCAGGGCGTGGCGGGAATCCCGTCCGTCCTGATGGGCATCGTGATGATCGTGCTCGGGCTCACCGCCTGGTTCTCTCCCCCTCAGCGTTCTCTCGTGGGTGTCCTCACCACCCTGATCGCCACCGCCGCTCTGGTCCTGTCGAACCTCGGCGGGTTCCTGATCGGCACCCTGCTCGGCATCCTCGGCGGCGGCCTGATGTTCGCCTGGCAGCCGTACGCCGACCGGCGTGCCGGGAAAGCGGAGTCCGCCGTGGCCGCATCCCCTCCCCCCACCCCGCACCACGATCCCCAAGGAGCACAGCCATGA
- a CDS encoding DUF6230 family protein, translating to MTGSPHLSDPSDDDSGRVRWRRFAVLTLPAVAVTAGLGIALAQGVLAASFAVSGQQFKVSASSLEGEGFAQYGSVDVNARQELIPVAVTAIREAKLHSLCQSVVTSLPVIGDISLNLTAGKKTPVEASNLFVDATQLSGDAVFSNIEIGRDASTLDKGPAEAQGMQDLFAQQADTVSITDLQQTAWATNAGTFKLSGLSMNVSKGKKECF from the coding sequence ATGACCGGTTCCCCGCATTTATCCGACCCTTCCGACGATGACTCCGGGCGTGTGCGCTGGCGCCGGTTCGCCGTCCTGACCCTCCCCGCCGTGGCCGTGACCGCCGGCCTCGGCATCGCCCTCGCGCAGGGCGTACTGGCCGCTTCGTTCGCCGTGTCGGGACAGCAGTTCAAGGTCTCGGCGAGCAGCCTGGAGGGCGAGGGCTTCGCGCAATACGGCAGCGTGGACGTCAACGCCCGCCAGGAGCTCATCCCGGTGGCGGTCACCGCCATCAGGGAGGCCAAGCTCCACAGCCTCTGCCAGTCCGTGGTCACCTCGCTCCCGGTGATCGGGGACATCTCGCTGAACCTCACCGCCGGGAAGAAGACCCCGGTGGAGGCCAGCAACCTCTTCGTCGACGCCACCCAGCTCTCGGGCGACGCCGTCTTCAGCAATATCGAGATCGGGCGCGACGCCTCCACCCTCGACAAGGGCCCGGCCGAGGCCCAGGGGATGCAGGACCTCTTCGCCCAGCAGGCCGACACGGTCAGCATCACCGATCTCCAGCAGACGGCGTGGGCGACGAACGCCGGCACCTTCAAGCTCTCCGGCCTCAGCATGAACGTCAGCAAGGGCAAGAAGGAATGCTTCTGA
- a CDS encoding PucR family transcriptional regulator, with product MTLSSALFDTLDEGEILGLAMDHIAAAGPYGAEAGYLTVDGALVPSRRNGQVHALAVDRRVRELAGEDGTVTVPGLPRARALGLRGHERLHGYLVVTSRSRPTEAERSLLATLVRHTAAALSAAFAHRRRREDALELYRLREERTALQGQLISVVAELGYQRALHALMADVAASGGGEEAITRALHGLTGLPALVEDRFGRLRSWTGPDRPDPYPEPDPVRQDAMLCAVGRQAGPVRVKDRLVTLVRPHGEILGVLALVDARREADDHTLRALEDGAASLAPELAHLRNLAEVESKLHRELADDLLTGTDEASAYARSEAVGHDLHRRHYVVVVQWSNRTADGPFAQTVGRAASAVGMHSLLTRRSDHVVLVTDDRPHARALYEALARETGTRSGTIGVSPPCDSLADIPHRYQEAQRALEVRRHSREHYGTTFFDELGLYRILGPGNDYRELETFVHEWLGQLIDYDSRHHTAMVETLSQYFDCGGNYDETAESLAIHRSTLRYRLQRIRDISGNDLADVEDRLNLQVATRVWKIVLGEQAGERRR from the coding sequence ATGACGCTCTCCAGCGCGCTGTTCGACACCCTGGACGAAGGCGAGATCCTGGGCCTGGCCATGGACCACATAGCCGCCGCAGGGCCGTACGGCGCCGAGGCCGGATACCTCACGGTGGACGGCGCCCTGGTCCCCAGCCGGAGGAACGGGCAGGTCCACGCCCTGGCCGTGGACCGGAGGGTGCGGGAGCTGGCCGGGGAGGACGGCACCGTGACCGTACCCGGCCTGCCCAGGGCCCGGGCCCTGGGGCTGCGCGGGCACGAGAGGCTCCACGGCTACCTCGTGGTGACGTCCCGCTCCCGGCCCACCGAGGCCGAGCGGTCCCTGCTCGCCACCCTGGTCCGGCACACCGCCGCCGCACTCTCGGCCGCCTTCGCACACCGCCGCCGACGCGAGGACGCGCTGGAGCTGTACCGGCTCAGGGAGGAGCGGACAGCCCTCCAGGGGCAGCTGATCTCCGTCGTCGCCGAGCTGGGGTACCAGCGAGCCCTTCACGCGCTCATGGCCGACGTCGCCGCCTCGGGCGGCGGCGAGGAAGCCATCACGCGCGCACTGCACGGGCTCACCGGACTCCCCGCGCTGGTCGAGGACCGCTTCGGTCGGCTGCGGTCCTGGACCGGTCCCGATCGCCCCGACCCCTATCCCGAACCGGACCCCGTGCGCCAGGACGCAATGCTGTGCGCCGTCGGCCGTCAGGCCGGGCCGGTGCGCGTGAAGGACCGGCTGGTCACCCTGGTCCGCCCGCACGGCGAGATCCTGGGCGTGCTGGCCCTGGTCGACGCCCGGCGCGAGGCCGACGATCACACCCTGCGCGCGCTGGAGGACGGCGCCGCGTCACTCGCCCCGGAGCTGGCGCACTTGCGCAATCTGGCCGAAGTGGAGTCGAAGCTGCACCGCGAGCTGGCCGACGACCTTCTGACAGGCACGGACGAGGCGAGCGCCTACGCCCGTTCCGAGGCAGTCGGACACGACCTGCACCGCCGCCACTACGTCGTCGTGGTGCAGTGGTCGAACCGGACCGCGGACGGTCCCTTCGCGCAGACCGTGGGCCGGGCGGCCTCTGCCGTGGGCATGCACTCGCTGCTGACCCGGCGTTCCGACCACGTGGTCCTGGTCACCGACGACAGGCCGCACGCCCGCGCGCTGTACGAGGCGCTCGCCCGGGAGACCGGGACACGGTCCGGGACCATCGGGGTGAGCCCGCCTTGCGACTCCCTGGCCGACATCCCCCACCGCTACCAGGAGGCGCAGCGCGCCCTGGAAGTGCGCCGGCACTCCCGCGAGCACTACGGCACGACGTTCTTCGACGAGCTGGGCCTCTACCGCATCCTGGGACCCGGCAACGACTACCGGGAACTGGAGACGTTCGTCCACGAGTGGCTCGGGCAGCTGATCGACTACGACTCCCGGCACCACACGGCCATGGTGGAGACGCTGTCCCAGTACTTCGACTGCGGCGGCAACTACGACGAGACCGCCGAATCCCTCGCGATCCACCGCAGCACGCTGCGCTATCGGCTCCAGCGCATCCGCGACATCAGCGGCAACGACCTCGCCGACGTCGAGGACCGGCTCAACCTCCAGGTGGCGACCCGAGTGTGGAAGATCGTGCTGGGCGAACAAGCAGGAGAACGGCGTCGTTGA
- a CDS encoding pirin family protein encodes MSNLDRQPALSACGGRGFVVAEPVRELLSPRTVKLGESTEVRRLLPNLGRRMVGAWCFVDHYGPDDIADEPGMQVAPHPHSGLQTVSWLHEGEVLHRDSVGSLETIRPRELGLMTSGRGISHSEESPRPHARFLHGAQLWVALPDAHRNVEPHFQHHADLPRVTAPGLTATVILGTLDTATSPGTAYTPIVGADLTLASGTETRLPLDPDFEYAVLSMSGEAHVDGVPVLPGSMLYLGCGRTELPLRATSDAGLMLLGGEPFEEEIVMFWNWIGRSNEEIVQFRKDWMEGTRYGEVKGYDGPPIPAPQLPPVPLKARGRVR; translated from the coding sequence ATGAGCAATCTCGATCGCCAGCCCGCTCTCTCCGCCTGCGGCGGCCGCGGCTTCGTCGTGGCCGAACCGGTGCGCGAGCTCCTCAGCCCGCGCACGGTCAAGCTCGGTGAGTCCACCGAGGTCCGCCGACTCCTGCCGAACCTGGGCCGCCGCATGGTGGGCGCCTGGTGCTTCGTGGACCACTACGGCCCGGACGACATCGCCGACGAGCCCGGCATGCAGGTCGCACCGCACCCGCACTCCGGCCTCCAGACGGTGAGCTGGCTCCACGAGGGCGAGGTGCTGCACCGCGACAGCGTGGGCAGCCTCGAGACGATCCGGCCCCGGGAGCTGGGCCTGATGACCTCCGGCCGCGGCATCAGCCACTCGGAGGAGAGCCCGCGCCCGCACGCCCGCTTCCTGCACGGCGCCCAGCTGTGGGTGGCCCTGCCGGACGCCCACCGGAACGTGGAGCCCCACTTCCAGCACCACGCCGACCTCCCGCGGGTGACGGCCCCGGGCCTGACGGCGACGGTCATCCTGGGCACCCTGGACACGGCCACCTCGCCGGGCACGGCGTACACCCCGATCGTGGGCGCGGACCTCACCCTCGCGTCGGGCACCGAGACCCGCCTCCCGCTGGACCCGGACTTCGAGTACGCGGTCCTGTCGATGTCGGGCGAGGCCCACGTGGACGGCGTCCCGGTCCTCCCGGGCTCGATGCTCTACCTGGGCTGCGGCCGCACGGAACTCCCCCTGCGCGCCACGTCGGACGCGGGCCTGATGCTCCTGGGCGGCGAGCCGTTCGAGGAGGAGATCGTGATGTTCTGGAACTGGATCGGCCGGAGCAACGAGGAGATCGTCCAGTTCCGCAAGGACTGGATGGAAGGCACCCGCTACGGCGAAGTAAAGGGCTACGACGGCCCTCCGATCCCCGCTCCGCAGCTCCCGCCGGTACCCCTGAAAGCACGCGGTCGGGTGCGCTGA
- a CDS encoding tetratricopeptide repeat protein has product MNAPTAYFEHGTAAERWARAQLFFDAKEYTTAARILGGLAAEAPEQLAPRLLLARAYYHSAQLSRAEHELRAILERWPVEDYAQLMLGRTLERLGRAAEARPHLRMAAAMAGEFPE; this is encoded by the coding sequence ATGAACGCGCCGACGGCGTACTTCGAGCACGGGACGGCGGCCGAGCGCTGGGCGCGCGCCCAGCTCTTCTTCGACGCGAAGGAGTACACGACGGCCGCCCGCATTCTGGGCGGGCTGGCGGCCGAGGCCCCCGAGCAGCTGGCCCCCCGGCTGCTGCTGGCCCGCGCCTACTACCACTCCGCCCAGCTCTCCCGCGCCGAGCACGAGCTGCGCGCCATCCTGGAGCGCTGGCCGGTGGAGGACTACGCACAGCTGATGCTCGGTCGCACCCTGGAGCGCCTGGGCCGGGCCGCCGAGGCCCGCCCCCACCTGCGGATGGCGGCCGCCATGGCGGGCGAGTTCCCGGAGTAG
- a CDS encoding methyltransferase, with translation MTTPFGSYELTRFPEDPRDRLRAWDAADEYLLRHLDSGTGERGPVDLAASAGRITVLGDRWGTLTTALAAYRPTQITDSALTRSATAANLDRAGIGTSKSTVTLLTTQDPPPERIDVLLVRVPKSLALLEDQLYRLAPHVHAGTVVVGTGMVKEIHTSTLRLFEKILGPTKTSLAEKKARLIFCTPGTPGATRPTSAGPWPLTYTVDEDAGSGSGLSVVNHAGIFCADRLDVGTRFFLQNLPTNTDGARVVDLGCGNGVVGTAVQVHDPDAEVVFTDESYQAVASARETYRANVREGRRTAEFHVGDGVAMLSPGSVDLVLSNPPFHSHQATTDATALRMFAQSRKVLRPGGELWIVANRHMGYHTHLRRLFGNSEVVASEPKFVVLRAVKQDRPRPM, from the coding sequence CTGACCACACCCTTCGGCTCCTACGAGCTCACCCGCTTCCCCGAGGACCCGCGCGACCGGCTCCGTGCCTGGGACGCCGCGGACGAGTACCTGCTGCGCCACCTCGACTCCGGTACCGGAGAGCGGGGACCGGTGGACCTGGCCGCCTCCGCCGGCCGGATCACGGTGCTCGGGGACCGCTGGGGGACGCTCACGACGGCGCTCGCCGCGTACCGCCCGACGCAGATCACCGACTCCGCGCTGACCCGCTCCGCCACCGCCGCGAACCTGGACCGGGCGGGCATCGGGACCTCGAAGTCGACGGTGACCCTGCTGACGACGCAGGACCCGCCACCGGAGCGGATCGACGTCCTGCTGGTGCGCGTGCCCAAGAGCCTCGCGCTGCTGGAGGACCAGCTGTACCGCCTGGCCCCGCACGTGCACGCGGGTACGGTCGTGGTCGGCACCGGCATGGTCAAGGAGATCCACACCTCCACGCTGCGCCTCTTCGAGAAGATCCTCGGCCCGACGAAGACCTCGCTCGCCGAGAAGAAGGCCCGGCTGATCTTCTGCACGCCGGGCACGCCCGGGGCGACCCGCCCCACCTCCGCCGGGCCGTGGCCGCTGACGTACACGGTGGACGAGGACGCGGGCTCCGGCTCCGGCCTGTCCGTCGTCAACCATGCCGGGATCTTCTGCGCCGACCGGCTCGACGTCGGCACCCGCTTCTTCCTGCAGAACCTGCCGACCAACACCGACGGTGCCCGGGTCGTGGACCTGGGCTGCGGGAACGGCGTCGTCGGCACGGCCGTCCAGGTCCACGACCCGGACGCCGAGGTCGTGTTCACCGACGAGTCCTACCAGGCGGTCGCCTCGGCACGGGAGACCTACCGGGCGAACGTCCGCGAGGGGCGGCGCACCGCCGAGTTCCACGTCGGCGACGGGGTCGCGATGCTCTCCCCCGGCTCCGTGGACCTGGTGCTGAGCAACCCGCCCTTCCACTCCCACCAGGCCACGACGGACGCGACGGCGCTGCGGATGTTCGCGCAGTCGCGCAAGGTGCTGCGCCCGGGCGGCGAGCTGTGGATCGTCGCCAACCGGCACATGGGCTACCACACCCATCTGCGCCGGCTCTTCGGCAACAGCGAAGTCGTCGCGAGCGAGCCGAAGTTCGTGGTCCTGCGGGCGGTCAAGCAGGATCGTCCCCGCCCCATGTGA
- a CDS encoding MerR family transcriptional regulator, translating into MSSQVENQSGGGSGGTGEGAGRGARYRREDVARAAGVKVRNLRYYQERGLLPPPRREGRIAWYSDDHLTRLRLISDLLGRGYTVNGIAELLHAWEEGGGLPQLLGLEREMTRDWVQEEPVTLSRAELRELFGPTATADDTRRAAELGYVTIDGDLVTYPNRRLLEATLTLVRQGVPLVEILDAGEFVQAQAAAVADRFVGLFRRYVIDAAGPDGLEGLERLSATQLQHITAAVAALRPVAGEVVTSEFARAMARRVDTEVAELLRTEQ; encoded by the coding sequence GTGAGCAGCCAGGTGGAGAACCAGAGCGGTGGCGGGAGCGGCGGCACGGGCGAGGGCGCAGGCCGTGGCGCACGCTACCGCCGGGAAGACGTGGCCCGGGCGGCCGGCGTCAAGGTGCGCAACCTGCGCTACTACCAGGAGCGCGGGCTGCTGCCGCCGCCGCGGCGGGAGGGCCGGATCGCCTGGTACTCCGACGACCACCTGACCCGGCTGCGCCTGATCAGCGACCTGCTGGGCCGCGGCTACACGGTCAACGGCATCGCCGAGCTGCTGCACGCGTGGGAGGAAGGCGGCGGCCTGCCCCAACTGCTGGGCCTGGAACGGGAGATGACCCGGGACTGGGTCCAGGAGGAACCGGTGACGCTGTCCCGGGCCGAACTGCGGGAGCTGTTCGGCCCAACGGCGACGGCCGACGACACCCGGCGGGCGGCCGAGCTCGGCTACGTGACGATCGACGGCGACCTGGTCACCTACCCCAACCGGCGGCTGCTGGAGGCGACCCTGACGCTGGTGCGGCAGGGGGTGCCGCTCGTGGAAATCCTGGATGCCGGGGAGTTCGTGCAGGCGCAGGCCGCGGCGGTGGCGGACCGGTTCGTGGGGCTGTTCCGGCGCTATGTGATCGATGCGGCGGGTCCGGACGGCCTGGAGGGCCTGGAACGGCTTTCGGCCACGCAGCTTCAGCACATCACGGCCGCGGTGGCGGCGCTGCGGCCGGTGGCCGGCGAGGTGGTGACCTCGGAGTTCGCGCGGGCGATGGCCCGGCGGGTGGATACGGAGGTCGCCGAACTGCTGCGTACGGAGCAGTAG
- the dnaK gene encoding molecular chaperone DnaK, producing the protein MAKAVGIDLGTTNSVIAVWEGGEPSVVPNSEGNRTTPSVVGFTDTGERLVGQLARRQAILNPKGTIYSAKRFIGRHFDEISDEARAVAYDVVEGDGGAARFKVRDKLYAPEEISAQVLRKLTDDASKQLGERVTEAVITVPAYFNDAQRTATKDAGRIAGLEVLRIINEPTAAALAYGVDKKEHETVLVFDLGGGTFDVSILDVGDGVVEVRSTAGDSHLGGDDFDRRLVDHLADDFQKENGIDLRQDAQALQRLFEAAEKAKTELSSVTQTQVSLPFITADAAGPKHLTDSIMRSTFEQITGDLVERCLGPVEQAIADAKVGESDIDEVILVGGSTRIPAVQTLVRRLTGGKEPNMSVNPDEVVALGAAIQAGVLKGEVKDVLLLDVTPLSLGVETRGGVMTKIIERNTTIPVRRSETFSTAEDNQPAVDVVVLQGERELAADNRVLGRFQLTDIRPAPRGEAQIEVTFDIDANGILEVKARDRDTGKEQGITISESSNLDRSEVERMVQEAESNQGQDKALREAVDARNELDAVAYQVEKRLAELGDAAPAHEKARGEMLVSDARAAVKEEAGVERVRPLTSELQQVLAGLAAHQGAATTGGGPAQDAATGGPTSGGGGDDDVIDAEFDKG; encoded by the coding sequence ATGGCCAAGGCAGTGGGCATCGACCTGGGCACCACCAACTCGGTGATCGCCGTGTGGGAGGGCGGAGAGCCGTCCGTCGTGCCCAACAGCGAGGGCAACCGCACGACACCGTCCGTGGTGGGCTTCACCGATACCGGGGAACGTCTGGTGGGCCAGCTGGCCCGGCGCCAAGCGATCCTCAATCCCAAGGGCACCATCTACTCGGCCAAGCGGTTCATCGGCCGGCATTTCGACGAGATCTCCGACGAGGCCAGGGCGGTGGCGTACGACGTCGTCGAGGGCGACGGCGGGGCGGCCCGCTTCAAGGTGCGCGACAAGCTGTACGCGCCCGAGGAGATCAGCGCACAGGTGCTGCGCAAACTCACCGACGACGCCTCCAAGCAGCTCGGGGAGCGGGTCACGGAGGCGGTCATCACGGTGCCCGCCTACTTCAACGACGCCCAGCGCACCGCCACCAAGGACGCCGGACGGATCGCGGGACTGGAAGTGCTGCGGATCATCAACGAGCCGACGGCGGCCGCCCTCGCGTACGGCGTGGACAAGAAGGAGCACGAGACCGTCCTCGTCTTCGACCTGGGCGGCGGCACCTTCGACGTGAGCATCCTCGACGTCGGCGACGGCGTGGTGGAGGTGCGCTCCACCGCAGGCGACAGCCACCTGGGCGGCGACGACTTCGACCGGCGCCTGGTGGATCACCTCGCGGACGACTTCCAGAAGGAGAACGGCATCGACCTGCGACAGGACGCGCAGGCGCTGCAACGCTTGTTCGAGGCGGCGGAGAAGGCCAAGACCGAGCTGAGTTCGGTGACGCAGACGCAGGTCAGCCTGCCGTTCATCACTGCCGACGCCGCCGGGCCCAAGCACCTCACCGACTCGATCATGCGGTCCACGTTCGAGCAGATCACCGGCGACCTGGTGGAACGCTGCCTGGGACCGGTCGAGCAGGCCATCGCCGACGCCAAGGTCGGCGAGAGCGACATCGACGAAGTCATCCTCGTCGGCGGATCCACCCGCATCCCCGCCGTCCAGACCCTGGTCCGCCGACTGACCGGCGGCAAGGAACCCAACATGAGCGTCAACCCCGATGAGGTCGTGGCCCTCGGTGCCGCGATCCAGGCAGGGGTGCTCAAGGGTGAGGTCAAGGACGTCCTGCTGCTCGACGTGACCCCCTTGTCGCTGGGCGTGGAGACACGCGGCGGAGTGATGACCAAGATCATCGAGCGGAACACCACCATCCCGGTGCGCCGCAGCGAGACCTTCTCCACCGCCGAGGACAACCAGCCGGCCGTCGACGTGGTCGTCCTCCAGGGCGAGCGCGAGCTGGCCGCCGACAACCGGGTGCTGGGCCGGTTCCAGCTCACCGACATCCGGCCGGCGCCGCGGGGCGAAGCACAGATCGAGGTCACCTTCGACATCGACGCCAACGGCATCCTCGAGGTCAAGGCCCGTGACCGGGACACCGGCAAGGAACAGGGCATCACCATCAGCGAGAGCTCCAACCTGGACCGCAGCGAGGTCGAACGCATGGTCCAGGAGGCCGAAAGCAACCAGGGCCAGGACAAGGCACTCCGCGAGGCCGTCGACGCCCGCAACGAACTCGATGCCGTCGCGTACCAGGTCGAGAAGCGTCTCGCCGAACTGGGCGACGCAGCGCCCGCGCACGAGAAGGCACGCGGCGAGATGCTCGTGTCGGACGCCCGGGCGGCGGTCAAGGAAGAGGCGGGCGTGGAACGCGTGCGCCCCCTGACCTCCGAACTCCAGCAGGTGCTCGCCGGGCTGGCGGCCCACCAGGGCGCCGCCACCACGGGCGGAGGTCCCGCCCAGGACGCCGCCACCGGCGGTCCCACGAGTGGCGGTGGCGGTGACGATGATGTCATCGACGCCGAGTTCGACAAGGGCTGA